The DNA sequence CCCGAGTGGCCAAAGGGGGCAGACTGTAAATCTGTTGTCACAGACTTCAGTGGTTCAAATCCACTCTCCTCCACCAATCCGATAATTAAATATTGACTCTTATCCAGAGAGGTGGAGGGAATAAGGCCCTGTGAAACCCGGCAACCGGCAGTATGTACGGTGCCAATTCCTGCGCTATGGCGCAAGATGAGAGAAGTATTCCACTGAATTACCTCTTGTTTTGTTGCAAGAGGTAATTTTTTTATGCGTTCATCGGCCTGACAACACCGATCCGCGCCACTGAACCCGACTGTTGTTATTTCAGCAAACTGCAAAAATCAAATGTGATGGAGGAATTAAATGAAGAAACTGTTTACCTCGGAATCCGTGACGGAAGGACATCCCGATAAAGTCTGCGATCAGATCTCTGATGCGGTGCTCGATGCCATCCTGGCTCAGGATCCCAATGCCCGTGTCGCCTGCGAAACCTGTGCCACGACCGGCATGGTCCTGGTCATGGGAGAAATCACGACCAGCTGTTATGTCGATATTCCTAAAATTGTCCGCCAGACGGTGTCGGAGATCGGTTACGTCCGCGCCAAATATGGTTTTGATGCTGATACCTGTGCCGTTCTGACCTCAATTAACGAGCAGAGCCCGGACATCGCCATGGGTGTCGATGATGCTCTGGAAAAGCGCGGTGCTTCTCAGAAAAGTCAGGAAGAAAAGTTTGGAGCCGGAGATCAGGGCATGATGTTTGGTTTTGCAACCAACGAAACGGACAGCCTGATGCCGATGCCGGTGTATCTGTCCCATAAGCTGGCCATGAAGCTGGCAGATGTCCGCAAGGACGGAACCCTGCCTTACCTGCGGCCTGATGGCAAGACTCAGGTCACCGTGGAGTACGAAAATGAAAAGCCGGTCCGGGTGGACACCATTGTGATTTCCGCTCAGCACGCACCGGAAATCGGCTGGGAACAGATCACCCGGGACATTAAGAAATATGTCATTGAGCCGGTGGTTGACGCTCATCTGATGGACGAGAACACCCGATTCCTGATCAATCCGACCGGACGCTTCGTTCTTGGCGGACCGGGAGCTGATTCCGGACTGACGGGACGTAAGATCATCGTCGACACCTACGGCGGATACGGCCGTCACGGCGGCGGCGCTTTCTCCGGCAAGGATCCAACCAAGGTTGATCGTTCCGGTGCCTATGCCGCCCGCTGGGTTGCCAAGAACCTGGTTGCCGCCGGCGTGGCTGACAAGCTGGAAATTGAGCTGGCCTATGCCATCGGCGTTGCTGAACCGGTCTCCATCGAGGTGGATACCTTCGGAACCGGAAAGCTCTCGGAAGAACGCATCATTGAGATCATCCGCCAGGTGTTCGACCTGCGGCCCGGTGCCATCATCCAGAATCTGGATCTGAGACGCCCATTGTACCGCCAGATCGCTGCCTACGGTCATTTTGGCCGGCCGGAGCTGGATCTGCCATGGGAAGAACTGAATAAAGTTGACCAGATCAAAAAGCTGATGGCTTAGCAGACTGGGAGAATCAGTCGATGCCGGCCCCTGGGGCCGGCTCGTCTTTTTCAGAGAAAGGAGAAAGGATGACCAGGCGATTTAAAACAATACTATGGGGGACTGCCGGTCTGCTGTCCCTGGTAATGATCCAGGCCGGCCAGTCCAGAACAATCAAGATGAAAGCAACCCAGCTGTTCTATCCGGACCTGCCGAAGGAACTCGACCACTATCGGATGGTGCACATATCCGATCTTCACGGGGCTCGCTTCGGCCGGGAGAACCAGTCGCTGGTGCGGCGGATCATGGCGCTGGAGCCGGATGTGGTCTGCATGACCGGGGACATGGTCCACGGCTCTTCTGACGACGGGGAAGCCCTGAGGAACCTGGTTTCCGGCCTGGATCAGAAGCTGGTGAAGCTGATGGTCTCCGGCAACCATGAAAATGGCCGGCGGACTCTTACGGGCATTGAATCGCTCAATCGTGCCACCCTGTTTGACTCACTGACACAATACAATGTCCGGCTGCTTGACGGCCAGAGCTGGCAGGTGCCGGGACTGCCTCTGATCTTCTCCGGCCTGCCCGACCGGCAGGAGCATTACCAGGGGCTGGGCTTCAACGAAGCCCGGTTTGATCCCGCGGACCATCTGCCGGCGCCGGTCCCGGACTGTTTCAATGTGGCGCTGGTCCATCGGCCGAATTATTTTCGCTCCATTGCCCGCTATGGCTTTGATCTGATGCTGTCCGGCCATACCCATGGCGGAGTGATTCGAATCGGAAGCAAGGGGCTGCTGGCTCCGGAACGATCCTTCTTCCCGGAGCTGGATCAGGGGCTTTTTGCTCACGGCGCCGCCTGTCTCCATGTAACCTCCGGGCTGGGTCAGATCTGGCCGATCCCGCGGGTGAATAACCAGCCGGAAATTGCGCTGCTCGTTCTGCGGCGAGGCACACAAGCACATCCCCGCATGAAACGGATCGCAGCCAGATAAACGCACCGCCGGAGATAGAATGGATAAGTAACGGCAGGCACAGCGTGAGTAATTAAGCAAGGCAGAACGGACGATACAGCACATGATACAGCGTGTGATTAAGCTCGTGACATGGAGTGTAATTTAGTGCCTGACACAGCGTGAGACCCGTTAAGCATGAGACGTGAAACACGGCACAGCGTGATACATCAAGGCATAGGGAAGGGAGCGATGAACAACCTCGCTCCCTTCCTCGCAAAATGGCAGTTCCTGGTGATATGGATCTGCGGTTGAATGACCGGTGACGGGATAAATCAGCAGACTTTCCGGCCGCGGATGTAGACTTCCTGGATCCGGATCTCTTCATCGAAAATGACCAGATCTGCATCATACCCGTCGGCGATCCGCCCCTTATTCCGGGATGCACCGCAGCGCTGAGCCGGATTCCAGGTTGCC is a window from the Clostridiaceae bacterium HFYG-1003 genome containing:
- a CDS encoding metallophosphoesterase: MTRRFKTILWGTAGLLSLVMIQAGQSRTIKMKATQLFYPDLPKELDHYRMVHISDLHGARFGRENQSLVRRIMALEPDVVCMTGDMVHGSSDDGEALRNLVSGLDQKLVKLMVSGNHENGRRTLTGIESLNRATLFDSLTQYNVRLLDGQSWQVPGLPLIFSGLPDRQEHYQGLGFNEARFDPADHLPAPVPDCFNVALVHRPNYFRSIARYGFDLMLSGHTHGGVIRIGSKGLLAPERSFFPELDQGLFAHGAACLHVTSGLGQIWPIPRVNNQPEIALLVLRRGTQAHPRMKRIAAR
- the metK gene encoding methionine adenosyltransferase, whose amino-acid sequence is MKKLFTSESVTEGHPDKVCDQISDAVLDAILAQDPNARVACETCATTGMVLVMGEITTSCYVDIPKIVRQTVSEIGYVRAKYGFDADTCAVLTSINEQSPDIAMGVDDALEKRGASQKSQEEKFGAGDQGMMFGFATNETDSLMPMPVYLSHKLAMKLADVRKDGTLPYLRPDGKTQVTVEYENEKPVRVDTIVISAQHAPEIGWEQITRDIKKYVIEPVVDAHLMDENTRFLINPTGRFVLGGPGADSGLTGRKIIVDTYGGYGRHGGGAFSGKDPTKVDRSGAYAARWVAKNLVAAGVADKLEIELAYAIGVAEPVSIEVDTFGTGKLSEERIIEIIRQVFDLRPGAIIQNLDLRRPLYRQIAAYGHFGRPELDLPWEELNKVDQIKKLMA